The proteins below are encoded in one region of Paenacidovorax monticola:
- a CDS encoding PepSY domain-containing protein, producing the protein MNPSHPPCKRANHVEDPPPHSPRTPRRRPRPAGNGGPRSHGAASGPGRGARHPTAAGPALNIRQIHDRLEAAGYREIREIELSGNRYEVKARNAQGERVKLEMNATTGAVERSRTRH; encoded by the coding sequence ATGAACCCATCCCATCCACCCTGCAAAAGAGCAAACCATGTCGAAGACCCACCACCGCATTCGCCGCGCACTCCCCGCCGCCGCCCTCGCCCTGCTGGCAACGGCGGGCCCCGCAGCCATGGCGCAGCCAGCGGCCCCGGCCGCGGCGCCCGCCACCCCACGGCGGCGGGCCCGGCGCTGAACATCCGCCAGATCCACGACCGCCTGGAGGCCGCCGGCTACCGCGAGATCCGCGAAATCGAGCTCTCCGGCAACCGCTACGAGGTCAAGGCGCGCAACGCCCAGGGCGAGCGCGTGAAGCTGGAAATGAACGCCACGACCGGCGCCGTGGAGCGCAGCCGCACGCGCCACTGA
- a CDS encoding ferredoxin reductase family protein, whose amino-acid sequence MRVPLALGAWLLGIALAWMAALPPEGGVWALVDAQGAASGAWMLRQHALYLSGLWSIGLMSLVMVLALRLPLLERPLGGMDQVYRLHKWAGIGAGITAIAHWAAKESSGWIKDLWGSAGRPARDALVPWLADGRHLAKDLGEWAFYLLLGMLLFTLWQRLLPYRRWRIVHRAMPVLYLLLAFHAAVLTPLAFWVQPLGLLLGALLALGSLAALWSLAGRIGRGRRHAARVHAVRALGEDGAAPLEVICAMPPTWPGHRAGQFVFARFDRAEGAHPFTIASAPGALGHSADGEPLLRLVIKPLGDYTRSLHQRLRAGQGVRIEGPYGHFDGRARAGREQLWVAGGVGVTPFLALLEARQPGATAQGAPVQMHYCTRDTRNDALLPRLRALCERAQPPVRLTVHGEAQGQRLAPQDLRPATAGPVDLWFCGPRGLGQALRRHTRRMGRWRLRQESFAMR is encoded by the coding sequence ATGCGCGTACCGTTGGCCCTGGGGGCCTGGCTGCTGGGGATCGCCCTGGCATGGATGGCGGCCCTGCCGCCGGAGGGGGGCGTCTGGGCCCTGGTGGACGCGCAGGGCGCGGCGTCCGGCGCGTGGATGCTGCGCCAGCATGCGCTGTACCTGAGCGGCCTGTGGAGCATCGGGCTCATGTCGCTGGTGATGGTGCTGGCGCTGCGCCTGCCGCTGCTGGAGCGGCCCCTGGGCGGCATGGACCAGGTCTACCGCCTGCACAAGTGGGCCGGCATCGGCGCGGGCATCACGGCCATCGCGCACTGGGCCGCCAAGGAGTCCAGCGGCTGGATCAAGGACCTGTGGGGCTCGGCCGGCCGGCCCGCGCGCGATGCCCTGGTGCCCTGGCTGGCCGACGGGCGCCACCTGGCCAAGGACCTGGGCGAGTGGGCCTTCTACCTGCTGCTGGGCATGCTGCTGTTCACCCTCTGGCAGCGGCTGCTGCCCTACCGGCGCTGGCGCATCGTGCACCGCGCCATGCCCGTGCTCTACCTGCTGCTGGCCTTCCACGCCGCGGTGCTCACGCCGCTCGCTTTCTGGGTGCAGCCCCTGGGGCTGCTGCTGGGCGCCCTGCTGGCGCTCGGCAGCCTGGCGGCGCTGTGGTCGCTGGCCGGACGCATCGGGCGCGGCCGCCGCCACGCGGCCCGGGTGCATGCCGTGCGCGCGCTGGGCGAAGACGGCGCCGCGCCACTGGAGGTCATTTGCGCCATGCCGCCCACCTGGCCGGGGCACCGCGCGGGGCAGTTCGTCTTCGCGCGCTTCGACCGCGCCGAGGGCGCCCACCCCTTCACCATCGCCAGCGCACCGGGTGCCCTGGGCCACAGCGCCGACGGCGAGCCCCTGCTGCGGCTGGTGATCAAGCCCCTGGGCGACTACACCCGTAGCCTGCACCAGCGGCTGCGCGCGGGGCAGGGCGTGCGCATCGAAGGGCCCTACGGACACTTCGACGGCCGGGCCCGCGCCGGGCGCGAGCAGCTGTGGGTGGCCGGCGGCGTGGGCGTCACGCCCTTCCTGGCGCTGCTGGAGGCGCGCCAGCCGGGCGCGACGGCGCAGGGAGCGCCCGTGCAGATGCACTACTGCACGCGGGATACCCGCAACGACGCGCTGCTGCCGCGCCTGCGCGCGCTGTGCGAGCGCGCCCAGCCGCCGGTGCGGCTCACGGTGCATGGCGAGGCCCAGGGCCAGCGCCTGGCGCCGCAGGACCTGCGGCCCGCCACGGCGGGGCCCGTAGACCTGTGGTTCTGCGGCCCCCGAGGACTGGGCCAGGCCCTGCGCCGGCACACGCGCCGCATGGGGCGCTGGCGCCTGCGCCAGGAGTCGTTCGCCATGCGCTGA
- a CDS encoding PepSY domain-containing protein: MNRLAIARSRLPAALGLAALAMGLWAFTGTGQSLHAEERDHELARQALQQGKVLPLRTVLDKVEQEYQGQAIKVEFEHDDGRFLYEIRLLQAGGRVVKLKVDAMDGRVLGVKRKDR, translated from the coding sequence ATGAACCGCCTCGCCATTGCCCGCTCCCGCCTGCCGGCCGCTCTCGGCCTGGCGGCCCTGGCCATGGGCCTGTGGGCGTTCACCGGCACGGGCCAAAGCCTGCATGCCGAGGAGCGCGACCACGAGCTGGCCCGCCAGGCCCTGCAGCAGGGCAAGGTGCTGCCGCTGCGCACCGTGCTCGACAAGGTCGAGCAGGAGTACCAGGGCCAGGCGATCAAGGTGGAGTTCGAGCACGACGACGGGCGCTTCCTCTACGAGATCCGGCTGCTGCAGGCCGGCGGCAGGGTGGTCAAGCTCAAGGTCGACGCCATGGACGGCCGCGTGCTGGGCGTGAAGCGCAAGGACCGCTGA
- a CDS encoding polyamine aminopropyltransferase, whose translation MKDSGASTPRPIDIALLASVFVVAACGLLYELAAGALASYLLGDSVLQFSTIIGTYLFAMGVGSWLSRYFERQLPAHFLRIELLVALVGGSLPAVLFIANAYVPGAFRVLLYGMVLLVGTLVGLEIPLVMRILKRNVALKDLVSQVLTFDYLGALAVSLAFPLLLVPHLGLVRTGLLFGAMNAAVAVWALWLFRHELRHLRAHVLACAAVLGALLAGLWGAEHITRLAEDRFYQDRIVMSANSPYQRIVVTQGRAGHRLFLNGNLQFAERDEYRYHEALVHPAMAAHGAPRKVAVLGGGDGMAVREILKYPSVESVTLVELDPAMTRLFGENPTLRRLNGDALASPKLRVVNTDAFQWLQDGKETYDVIVVDFPDPTNFAIGKLYTNSFYALLDQRLAASGYAVVQTTSPLVARQSFWTVVQTIESVGLAATPYHAHVPSFGEWGFVIASRRPWHAPDALPPGLRFLDAASLPLLFDFPRDMARVDAEVNRLSNQVLVHTYEREWGAVAH comes from the coding sequence ATGAAGGATTCCGGCGCCTCCACTCCCCGCCCCATCGACATCGCCCTGCTCGCCAGCGTCTTCGTGGTGGCCGCCTGCGGCCTGCTCTACGAGCTGGCGGCGGGGGCGCTCGCGTCGTATCTGCTGGGCGACTCGGTGCTGCAGTTCAGCACCATCATCGGCACCTACCTGTTCGCCATGGGCGTGGGCTCGTGGCTCTCGCGCTACTTCGAGCGGCAACTGCCCGCGCACTTCCTGCGCATCGAGCTGCTCGTGGCGCTCGTCGGCGGTTCATTGCCCGCCGTGCTGTTCATCGCCAACGCCTACGTGCCCGGCGCCTTCCGCGTGCTGCTGTACGGCATGGTGCTGCTGGTGGGCACGCTCGTGGGGCTGGAGATCCCGCTGGTCATGCGCATCCTCAAGCGCAACGTGGCGCTCAAGGACCTGGTCTCGCAGGTGCTCACCTTCGACTACCTCGGCGCGCTGGCCGTCTCGCTCGCGTTCCCGCTCCTGCTCGTGCCGCACCTGGGGCTGGTCCGCACGGGGCTGCTGTTCGGCGCCATGAACGCGGCCGTGGCCGTATGGGCGCTATGGCTGTTCCGCCACGAGCTGCGGCACCTGCGCGCCCATGTGCTGGCCTGCGCGGCCGTGCTGGGCGCGCTGCTGGCGGGGCTGTGGGGTGCCGAGCACATCACGCGCCTGGCCGAAGACCGCTTCTACCAGGACCGCATCGTGATGAGCGCCAACTCGCCCTACCAGCGCATCGTGGTCACCCAGGGGCGCGCGGGGCACCGGCTGTTCCTCAACGGCAACCTGCAGTTTGCCGAGCGCGACGAGTACCGCTACCACGAGGCCCTGGTGCACCCCGCCATGGCCGCGCACGGCGCGCCGAGGAAAGTCGCCGTGCTCGGCGGCGGCGACGGCATGGCCGTGCGCGAGATCCTCAAGTACCCGTCGGTCGAGTCCGTCACGCTGGTGGAACTGGACCCGGCCATGACGCGCCTGTTCGGAGAGAACCCCACGCTGCGCCGCCTCAACGGCGATGCGCTCGCCTCGCCCAAGCTGCGCGTCGTGAACACCGACGCGTTCCAGTGGCTGCAGGACGGGAAGGAGACCTACGACGTGATCGTCGTGGACTTCCCCGACCCCACCAACTTCGCCATCGGCAAGCTCTACACCAACAGCTTCTACGCCCTGCTCGACCAGCGCCTGGCCGCGAGCGGCTACGCCGTGGTGCAGACCACCTCGCCCCTCGTGGCGCGCCAGAGCTTCTGGACGGTGGTGCAGACCATTGAATCCGTGGGCCTCGCGGCCACGCCCTACCATGCCCATGTGCCGAGCTTCGGCGAGTGGGGCTTCGTCATCGCCAGCCGCAGGCCCTGGCACGCGCCGGACGCGCTGCCGCCGGGGCTGCGCTTCCTGGACGCGGCCTCGCTGCCCCTGCTGTTCGACTTTCCGCGCGACATGGCGCGCGTGGACGCCGAGGTCAACCGCCTGTCCAACCAGGTGCTGGTGCATACCTATGAGCGGGAGTGGGGTGCCGTGGCGCACTGA
- a CDS encoding response regulator transcription factor, translated as MRILVVEDEPTLRAQLVQAIAAAGHTVESASDGATAHYLGDVEAFDAVVLDLGLPVLDGLTVLRRWRSAGRGMPVLILTARSAWHEKVAGMDAGADDYLAKPFHMEELLARLRALLRRLAEHASAEWRCGPILLDTRQARVLVDGQPLVLTSHEFKLLSLLMQRKGEVLSRTELAEHIYPQDGDRDSNTIEVFVGRLRKKLPPGSIETVRGLGYRLVESPATA; from the coding sequence ATGCGCATCCTGGTGGTCGAGGACGAACCCACGCTGCGCGCCCAGCTCGTGCAGGCCATCGCCGCGGCCGGCCATACGGTGGAGTCCGCGAGCGACGGCGCCACGGCCCACTACCTGGGCGATGTGGAGGCGTTCGACGCCGTGGTGCTGGACCTGGGCCTGCCCGTGCTCGACGGCCTCACCGTGCTGCGCCGCTGGCGCTCGGCCGGGCGCGGCATGCCGGTGCTCATCCTCACCGCGCGCAGCGCCTGGCACGAGAAGGTGGCGGGCATGGACGCAGGCGCGGACGACTACCTCGCCAAGCCCTTCCACATGGAGGAGCTGCTGGCCCGCCTGCGCGCGCTGCTGCGCCGCCTGGCCGAGCACGCGAGCGCCGAGTGGCGCTGCGGCCCCATCCTGCTGGACACGCGCCAGGCCCGCGTGCTGGTGGACGGCCAGCCCCTGGTCCTCACCAGCCACGAGTTCAAGCTGCTGTCGCTGCTGATGCAGCGCAAGGGCGAAGTGCTCTCGCGCACCGAGCTGGCGGAGCACATCTACCCGCAGGACGGGGACCGCGACTCCAACACCATCGAGGTCTTCGTGGGCCGCCTGCGCAAGAAGCTGCCGCCCGGCAGCATCGAGACCGTGCGCGGCCTGGGCTACCGCCTGGTGGAATCTCCAGCGACCGCATGA
- a CDS encoding DUF4178 domain-containing protein — translation MAENATQRYYRAPCPGCGAPVEFRSAQSTHAVCGYCQSTVVRSGEVLTRLGKMAELFDDHSPLQLMASGRIALDGKDLPFTLIGRLQYKGDAGTWTEWVAFLQDGSTATLGEDNGAYVFTRPFSTARELPQAAAFRVGSTTAINGKPFSVAANVQASLISAQGELPKLPPLGQPFAVVELRSEDGEVLSIDYGGPVPKLERGRAVRLEDLQLQGLKDESAKEEKGRQFNCPHCGAPVQVKLDNTKSITCGSCNSLIDLSAGVGAELRAAEQDEPVQPLIPLGSTGQLEGVPWQVVGFQHRMGVEPGDDEHFGWEEYLLYNRKRGFAFLVDATDGWSLVRPTTGAPKLASSGQSAIYLGTTYQLTSNYNAETTYVAGEFYWPVERGQKTFNRDFASSGRGLLSMEQTPREITWSSGSKLDSDTVAKAFKLEGKQDALKREDALPAFKASGMGCGTILIILVVLVILLILMNSCSSCDPRVENCSSSSYRSSGGSYGGYSSGGGHK, via the coding sequence ATGGCCGAGAACGCCACCCAGCGTTACTACCGTGCGCCCTGCCCGGGCTGCGGCGCGCCCGTGGAATTCCGCAGCGCGCAGTCCACGCACGCCGTCTGCGGCTACTGCCAGAGCACCGTCGTGCGCAGCGGCGAGGTGCTCACGCGCCTGGGCAAGATGGCCGAGCTGTTCGACGACCACAGCCCGCTGCAGCTCATGGCCAGCGGGCGCATCGCCCTGGACGGCAAGGACCTGCCCTTCACCCTGATCGGCCGTCTGCAGTACAAGGGCGATGCGGGCACCTGGACGGAGTGGGTGGCCTTCCTGCAGGACGGCAGCACCGCCACGCTGGGCGAGGACAACGGCGCCTACGTCTTCACGCGCCCCTTCAGCACCGCGCGCGAGCTGCCGCAGGCCGCGGCCTTCCGCGTGGGCTCCACTACGGCCATCAACGGCAAGCCTTTCAGCGTGGCCGCCAACGTGCAGGCCAGCCTCATCTCCGCCCAGGGCGAGCTGCCCAAGCTGCCGCCGCTGGGCCAGCCCTTCGCGGTGGTGGAGCTGCGCAGCGAGGACGGCGAGGTGCTGTCCATCGACTACGGCGGCCCCGTGCCCAAGCTGGAGCGCGGCCGCGCCGTGCGGCTGGAGGACCTGCAGCTCCAGGGCCTGAAGGACGAATCCGCCAAGGAGGAGAAGGGCCGCCAGTTCAACTGCCCGCATTGCGGCGCGCCTGTCCAGGTCAAGCTCGACAACACCAAGAGCATCACCTGCGGCTCCTGCAACAGCCTCATCGATCTCTCGGCCGGCGTGGGCGCCGAACTGCGCGCGGCCGAGCAGGACGAGCCCGTGCAGCCACTGATCCCGCTGGGCAGCACGGGCCAGCTCGAAGGCGTGCCGTGGCAGGTGGTGGGTTTCCAGCACCGCATGGGCGTGGAGCCCGGCGACGACGAGCACTTCGGCTGGGAAGAGTACCTGCTCTACAACCGCAAGCGCGGCTTTGCCTTCCTCGTGGACGCGACCGACGGCTGGAGTCTCGTGCGCCCCACCACGGGCGCGCCCAAGCTCGCCTCCAGCGGCCAGAGCGCCATCTACCTGGGCACCACCTACCAGCTCACGTCCAACTACAACGCCGAGACCACCTACGTGGCCGGCGAGTTCTACTGGCCCGTGGAGCGCGGGCAGAAGACCTTCAACCGCGATTTCGCGAGCAGCGGGCGCGGCCTGCTGTCGATGGAGCAGACGCCGCGCGAGATCACCTGGTCCAGCGGCAGCAAGCTCGACAGCGACACCGTGGCCAAGGCCTTCAAGCTCGAGGGGAAGCAGGACGCTCTGAAGCGCGAGGACGCGCTGCCCGCGTTCAAGGCGTCGGGCATGGGCTGCGGCACCATCCTGATCATCCTCGTGGTGCTCGTGATCCTGCTGATCCTGATGAACAGCTGCTCTTCCTGCGACCCGCGCGTGGAGAATTGCAGCTCGTCGTCATACCGCAGTTCGGGCGGCTCGTATGGCGGCTATTCGAGCGGGGGCGGGCACAAATGA
- a CDS encoding Hpt domain-containing protein has translation MAATAHRLRGVAGNLALGPLQVLLGQLEAAARDADAAAVAGWIDAIAPAWDDVVQALRDETAPPAAAPSVASAASAGLPLDAPRAAQALATIDLAAQALAQGELPEAALQALAELLPALALEPLREAIDAFDFDRAQAYLRTLRAPLAARAPSEAA, from the coding sequence CTGGCCGCCACGGCGCACCGGCTGCGCGGCGTGGCTGGCAACCTGGCCCTGGGGCCGCTGCAGGTGCTGCTGGGCCAGCTGGAGGCCGCCGCGCGCGACGCCGACGCAGCCGCCGTGGCGGGCTGGATCGACGCCATCGCGCCGGCCTGGGACGACGTGGTGCAGGCCCTGCGGGACGAGACCGCGCCGCCCGCCGCTGCGCCGTCGGTGGCTTCGGCGGCATCCGCCGGGCTGCCCCTGGACGCGCCGCGCGCCGCGCAGGCCCTGGCCACCATCGACCTGGCGGCGCAGGCGCTGGCCCAGGGCGAACTGCCCGAGGCCGCGCTGCAGGCGCTGGCGGAACTGCTGCCCGCGCTCGCGCTGGAGCCGCTGCGCGAGGCGATCGACGCCTTCGACTTCGACCGCGCGCAGGCGTACCTGCGCACACTGCGCGCACCGCTCGCGGCGCGGGCCCCGTCGGAGGCCGCATGA
- a CDS encoding NAD(P)-binding protein, translating into MTEHRPRRRDFLATGGMAALALAGCERKPPELEGGFTGISMDRGHALRDQLAQGRIPEPAIVRRARVVIAGGGVAGLAAARSLRLAGVDDFVLLELEAEAGGNSRAGSVNGVPCPLGAHYLPVPGDGAPEVQDLLEELGLRRRMAGRWQIDERHLCHSPQERLFWGGAWHEGLLPVDGVEESTLAQYRQFARRVDELGRAARFTMPALRGWRASQPLAPAHQALDAVVFDAWLDREGLDDVQLRWYLDYCCRDDYGAGTARVSAWAGIHYFASRHGFHAPGEGGSEEREGVLTWPEGNGWLTQRLAAPLQQAGLLRTGSSVLRIAEGRQGVEVDVYHHASDSVERWQAARCIVALPVFVAARVVQPAPPFLQEAARRLAWAPWLVANIHVAAPLADRAGAAPAWDNVLYADPNPGGLGYVDAGHQRLDPRPGPTVLSYYQALGDWQDGRRVLADRPWTFWRDAILGSLARPHPDLAARATRMEITRYGHAMSIPVPGTQAFLSKIGLQRLSGKRYKLSNGERVAPLPTPTTPRLAFAHADWSGYSVFEEAFTRGHAAGLAIA; encoded by the coding sequence ATGACGGAACACCGACCGCGCCGCCGCGACTTTCTCGCCACGGGAGGCATGGCGGCCCTCGCGCTCGCGGGCTGCGAGCGCAAGCCCCCGGAGCTGGAGGGCGGCTTCACCGGCATCTCCATGGACCGCGGCCATGCGCTGCGCGACCAGCTGGCCCAGGGGCGCATCCCCGAGCCCGCGATCGTGCGGCGCGCGCGCGTGGTCATCGCGGGCGGCGGCGTGGCCGGGCTGGCGGCGGCGCGCTCCCTGCGCCTGGCCGGCGTCGATGACTTCGTGCTGCTCGAACTCGAGGCCGAGGCCGGCGGCAACAGCCGCGCGGGCAGCGTGAACGGCGTGCCCTGCCCGCTGGGCGCGCACTACCTGCCCGTGCCGGGCGATGGCGCGCCCGAGGTGCAGGATCTGCTGGAAGAGCTGGGCCTGCGCCGGCGCATGGCCGGGCGCTGGCAGATCGACGAGCGCCACCTGTGCCACAGCCCGCAGGAGCGCCTGTTCTGGGGCGGCGCATGGCACGAGGGCCTGCTGCCCGTGGACGGCGTGGAGGAGTCCACGCTGGCGCAGTACCGCCAGTTCGCGCGCCGGGTGGACGAACTCGGCCGGGCGGCGCGCTTCACCATGCCCGCGCTGCGCGGCTGGCGGGCCAGCCAGCCGCTGGCGCCCGCGCACCAGGCGCTGGATGCGGTCGTTTTCGATGCATGGCTGGACCGCGAAGGCCTGGACGATGTGCAGCTGCGCTGGTACCTCGACTACTGCTGCCGCGACGACTATGGTGCGGGCACGGCGCGCGTTTCGGCCTGGGCCGGCATCCACTACTTCGCGAGCCGCCACGGCTTCCACGCGCCCGGCGAAGGGGGCAGCGAGGAGCGCGAGGGCGTGCTCACCTGGCCCGAGGGCAATGGCTGGCTCACGCAGCGCCTGGCCGCGCCGCTGCAGCAGGCGGGGCTGCTGCGCACGGGGTCGAGCGTGCTGCGCATCGCCGAGGGCCGCCAGGGCGTGGAGGTGGACGTGTACCACCACGCGAGCGACAGCGTGGAGCGCTGGCAGGCCGCGCGCTGCATCGTGGCGCTGCCCGTGTTCGTGGCCGCGCGCGTGGTGCAGCCCGCGCCGCCCTTCCTGCAGGAGGCCGCGCGGCGCCTGGCCTGGGCGCCCTGGCTCGTGGCCAACATCCACGTCGCCGCGCCGCTGGCCGACCGCGCGGGCGCCGCGCCGGCCTGGGACAACGTGCTCTACGCCGACCCCAACCCCGGCGGCCTGGGCTACGTGGATGCGGGCCACCAGCGGCTCGACCCCCGGCCCGGTCCCACGGTGCTGAGCTACTACCAGGCCCTGGGCGACTGGCAGGACGGCCGCCGCGTGCTGGCCGACCGGCCCTGGACCTTCTGGCGCGACGCCATCCTCGGCTCGCTCGCGCGGCCGCACCCCGACCTCGCCGCGCGCGCCACGCGCATGGAGATCACGCGCTACGGCCACGCCATGTCCATCCCGGTGCCGGGCACGCAGGCATTCTTGAGCAAAATCGGGCTGCAGCGATTGTCTGGCAAGCGCTACAAGCTATCGAATGGAGAGCGCGTGGCCCCCCTGCCTACCCCCACGACCCCGCGCCTGGCCTTCGCGCACGCGGACTGGTCGGGTTACTCGGTGTTCGAGGAGGCCTTCACGCGCGGCCACGCGGCGGGCCTGGCCATCGCCTGA
- a CDS encoding DUF350 domain-containing protein, producing the protein MMGIEWLRPAAFLGSILYAVIGVVIFWLCFIIVDKITPYDLWAEIVEKQNQALGLVVAAMCLGISLIVAAAIH; encoded by the coding sequence ATGATGGGAATCGAATGGCTCAGGCCCGCGGCGTTCCTCGGGTCCATCCTCTATGCGGTGATCGGCGTCGTCATCTTCTGGCTGTGCTTCATCATCGTGGACAAGATCACGCCCTACGACCTGTGGGCCGAGATCGTCGAGAAGCAGAACCAGGCGCTGGGCCTGGTCGTGGCGGCCATGTGCCTGGGCATCAGCCTGATCGTGGCGGCGGCGATCCATTGA
- a CDS encoding response regulator: protein MNTAEDNRPRLLVVDDEPTNLQVLRLVLQADYRLLFATDGERALAIARQQRPDLVLLDIMMPQLDGYAVCRALKADPATAPIPVIFVTALTDSQDEARGFEAGGVDYITKPVSAPVVRARVRTHLSLVRLDELRETRLQIVQRLGRAAEYKDNETGMHVIRMSHYAQRLALAAGCGAAWAEDLLNAAPMHDVGKIGIPDAVLRKPGPLDEQEWATMRRHPEIGAEIIGEHPSGVLRLARAVALAHHEKWDGSGYPAGLAGEQIPLEARIVAIADVFDALTSERPYKKAWPVQEALAHIQAQAGRHFDPALVERFVPLLPELLEIQRRWAD, encoded by the coding sequence ATGAACACCGCCGAAGACAACCGTCCGCGCCTGCTGGTCGTGGACGACGAGCCCACCAACCTGCAGGTGCTGCGCCTCGTGCTGCAGGCCGACTACCGCCTGCTGTTCGCGACGGATGGCGAGCGCGCGCTCGCCATAGCGCGCCAGCAGCGGCCCGACCTCGTGCTGCTCGACATCATGATGCCGCAGCTCGACGGCTATGCCGTGTGCCGCGCGCTCAAGGCCGATCCGGCGACGGCGCCTATCCCCGTGATCTTCGTGACCGCGCTCACCGACAGCCAGGACGAGGCGCGCGGCTTCGAGGCGGGCGGCGTGGACTACATCACCAAGCCCGTGAGCGCGCCCGTGGTGCGCGCGCGCGTGCGCACCCACCTGTCGCTGGTGCGGCTGGACGAGCTGCGCGAGACTCGCCTGCAGATCGTGCAGCGCCTGGGCCGCGCGGCCGAGTACAAGGACAACGAGACCGGCATGCACGTGATCCGCATGAGCCACTACGCGCAGCGGCTCGCGCTGGCGGCGGGCTGCGGCGCGGCCTGGGCCGAGGACCTGCTCAACGCCGCGCCCATGCACGACGTGGGCAAGATCGGCATTCCCGATGCCGTGCTGCGCAAGCCCGGCCCGCTCGACGAGCAGGAGTGGGCCACCATGCGCCGCCACCCCGAGATCGGCGCCGAGATCATCGGCGAGCACCCCTCGGGCGTGCTGCGCCTGGCGCGCGCCGTGGCGCTGGCGCACCACGAGAAATGGGACGGCAGCGGCTACCCCGCAGGCCTCGCGGGCGAGCAGATCCCGCTGGAGGCGCGCATCGTCGCCATCGCCGACGTGTTCGACGCCCTCACCTCCGAGCGCCCGTACAAGAAGGCCTGGCCCGTGCAGGAGGCCCTGGCCCATATCCAGGCCCAGGCGGGGCGGCATTTCGACCCGGCGCTGGTGGAGCGCTTCGTGCCCCTGCTGCCCGAGCTGTTGGAGATCCAGCGGCGCTGGGCGGATTGA